The window AGCTGCAGGAGGCCGCGCTCCGGCTAAGCGTCGAGCTCAGCCTCTTGGAAGACGCCTACATAACCGCGAGATACGTCCCCAAGGAATTCACAAAGGAGGAGGTAGAAAGACTTAAAAAAGCCGTCGACGAGGTGAGGAGTGTCGTCGGACGAGCTGTTGATAGAAGAGGCCAAGAGGAGGATAGAGGCACATAACAACCTGCCGCGGTATTTGGAAATAGTGCTGTCCACGGCGAGGGAAATCGACCCGGAGTCCGAGGTCTACATATTCGGCAGCGTGGCCGAAGGCAGAAGCCTCCCGTCCAGCGACATAGACATCTTGATAGTCACCGAAAAAGACGCCGCAGAGATCTTGCCAAAGCTCTGGGAAAGAGGCGTGAAGACGCCCTTCGAAATACACGTCGTCAAGAAAAACGCCCTCGAGATCTACAGAAGGAAAACAAAGCTGATAAAAGCCGAAGACTACCTCGCAACCAGCAAAATCCCTCTCGCGCCTTCCTAAGCTTGGCGCATACGCAGACCCCCGCGTTGCCCTACCGC of the Thermoproteus uzoniensis 768-20 genome contains:
- a CDS encoding nucleotidyltransferase domain-containing protein, whose amino-acid sequence is MSSDELLIEEAKRRIEAHNNLPRYLEIVLSTAREIDPESEVYIFGSVAEGRSLPSSDIDILIVTEKDAAEILPKLWERGVKTPFEIHVVKKNALEIYRRKTKLIKAEDYLATSKIPLAPS